CGGGGTTTCTTGAAGCCGTCGATCGGGTGTCATTTCGCGTCGACGACAAAGAATCACTGGGAATTGTCGGCGAATCCGGGTGCGGGAAGAGTGTTACCGCTCACAGCATTCTCGGCCTCCTCCCCCAGCCTTCCGGAAAAATCACCGGAGGGACGATCAGCCTCAACGGCAAAGAGCTTGCCACGCTCGGAGAGAAAAAACTGCGAGAAATCCGCGGGCGGGAGGTCGGCATGATCTTTCAGGAACCGATGACAGCGTTAAATCCTGTCCATCCCATTGGACGCCAGATCGCCGAATGCCTGCGGACTCATGGAATGGGCAAAAAACGGCAAAACCGTGATCGAGCTCTGGAACTTTTACAGAAAGTGGGGATCCCCTCCCCCGAACAACGCCTGAAAGAATATCCTCATCAACTATCGGGAGGGATGCGCCAACGGATCGTCATCGCAATGGCTCTGGCCTGCCATCCTCACCTCCTGATCGCAGACGAACCAACCACAGCCCTCGACGTAACCACCCAGGCCCAGATTCTCGAGCTGCTTGCCGAGCTTAAGGAATCCCTTTCCATGGCCTTGATCCTGATCACCCACGACCTTGGCGTGATTGCCGAAACCTGCGACCGGGTGGTCGTCATGTACGCGGGGCGGGTGGTCGAGTCCGCTCCGGTTCGGGAGATCTTTGCCAATCCACTTCACCGCTATACCGCAGGGCTACTTCGCTCAATTCCCTCCCTGGAAACGGTTCCCAAGACACGACTCTCTACCATCCCGGGCCGAGTCCCCGGGCTCGCAGAACTTCCGGTCGGCGCCCGATTTGCCCCGCGTTCCGATCACCCGCAGATTGACGACTATCTCCAATCCGAAGACTTCCACTCCAAGCGACCCGATCTGATCGAGGCCGCTCCGGGCCACTGGGTCGAGGATTGCGATTACGTGAGGACAGACTGATGAAAACCGGTATTCAGATCCGCGACCTGCAGGTCCACTTCCCTCTCCGCGGTGGGCTAATTCCCCGCGTCCAAAAGGTTTGCCGGGCCGTTGATGGCCTTTCGCTCGAAATCCGTCCTGGCCAGACTCTTGGAATCGTTGGAGAGTCCGGATGCGGAAAAACCACGCTGGGCAAAGCCGTCTGCCGCCTCGTTCGTCCGACTGGAGGACAGGTCCTCCTCGACGGAGAAGATGTTCTTTCCCTCCGGCGAAAAGACCTCCTTCGCTATCGTCGGCAGGTTCAGATGATCTTCCAAGATCCCGCCGAATCCCTGAATCCCCGGCAAACCGTGGGGCAGATCCTCGAGGAGCCTCTGGTCATCCACAAGCTGGGCAAGAGCAGTGAACGAAAAGGCCAAGTCCGTAAGATCCTCGATGAGGTCGGCCTGCCCGCCTCGGCCGTCGATCGCTATCCCTTCGAGTTCTCCGGAGGACAACGTCAGCGGATCGGGATTGCCCGCGCGTTAGTACTCCGCCCTTCCCTGATTATCTGCGACGAGGCCGTCTCCGCACTCGATGTTTCCGTCCAGAGCCAGATTCTCAACCTGCTCCTCGATTTGCAGAAGGATCACGGTTTCGCCTATCTCTTTATCTCGCATGACCTTGCCGTGGTTCGCCATGTTGCCGACCGAATTGCAGTTATGTATTTGGGTAAAGTCGTCGAGGAAGCCCCCCGCGAAAAGCTTTTCGCCTCGCCACTCCACGCCTACACGAAGGCCCTCATCTCCGCGATTCCCCAAGCCGATCCAACTGCTCAGCGCCAAAGAATCATTCTGGAAGGTGATGTGCCCTCTCCCATCGATCCACCGCCAGGATGCGCCTTTGCCTGGAGGACCTATCTGCCCTGCACAGAAGAGCAGGCCCGACAGCCGGGGAAGTTCATCGAGGCGGAACCCGACCACTGGGTAGAGGCTCATCCGGGCACGATCGAAGATTTCTCCACTCGTTTCGGCACCGCACGCACCTGACCTTTTCCATTCAACACTTAATTAAACTTGGACCCGACTTGCTCCATCAATAAAACGGAGCAAAAATAAACCAATCTACCAATGGCATTTTCAAAAGAATACTCTTCCTATTCGATGGACCGAGCTGACGGCAACGTCCGAGCCCGGTTCATCCGGCGCGTCTACGGGCACCTCGCAGCGGCAATCGTCGCATTCGCCCTGATCGAGGCCTTTATCCTGCAGCTGGAAATTACCCGCACGCTGTCCGCCAAAGTTCTCCAAGCGCCCATGGGATGGCTCCTCGTCCTCGGAGGATTCATGATTGTAGGATTCATGGGCCGCCGACTCGCTTCCTCCCAGTCCCGCCAGATGCAATACGCGGGCCTCGGTCTCTACATTGTTGCCGAAGCAATCATTTTCGCCCCCCTCCTGCTTTTGGCCAACGCATACGCCGGTGGAGGCGTCATTCTTCAGGCGGCAATCATGACCGGACTCCTTTTCGCAGGACTGACCGCTACCGTCTTCATCACCCGTAAGGACTTTTCCTTTCTCGGGAGCATTCTGACGATTGGTGGGTTTGTCGCTATTGGGCTGATCGTCTGTGCGACGCTATTCGGATTCAGTCTAGGCCTCTGGTTTTCGGTGGGCATGATCCTGTTCGCCGGAGCTGCTATCCTCTACGACACCTCCAACATCCTCCATCATTACCACGAAGAACAATATGTGGGAGCCTCGCTCGAGTTGTTTGCTTCAGTCGCCCTGCTCTTCTGGTACGTCCTCCAGCTTCTACTTTCTCTCTCAAGCGACTAAAACCACCCGAACGGGATATTTTTGCCAGAAGCCGGACGGAAAAATCGCGGACGACTCCGATTTTCTCTTCTGGCCCGGACAATTACCTACGCCGAGTTATTGAAATTTCTTCGAAGCTGTCCGATATTGGAACACTCCATCCCTCTGGACCTCCTTCCGAAGAAATCAGATCAATGAGCGCATCCGAGACAATCGCCTCACCCGCGATCCCCCTCTATCGGCAGGCGCAGGAATGGCTCCTTCCGGCACTTCAGCCCGGTGCGGCCTACGCGGTCGATGCCACATGCGGCAACGGGCACGATACTCTTTTCCTCTGCAACGCCCTCGGAAGCGACCAGTCCGTTATTGGCTTTGATCTCCAATCAGAAGCCATTGAGAGCACCCGAGAGCGCCTTCGGAAACACCATTTTCACCCGATCCTGCTGCGAGAGAATCATTCGCAGCTCGAGGAGGCGCTAGATCGCAACTCAATCGGATCTATTCAAGCCGCAATCTTTAATCTGGGTTATCTTCCCGGGGGAGACCATTCGCTCACGACCCAGCCCCCGTCTACTCTTCTAGCGATTCAAGCCATCCTCAGCCGCGCAACATCTCACTTTCGCCTATCAATCGTGGCCTATCGTGGCCATCCCGGAGGTCTCGAAGAAGCCAGCCAAATCCGGAATTTTTTGAGAAATCTGCCCAGTGACCGATTCACCTTCGTGCAAAAGGAGGGGCAAAACCACGAAACCGGTCCCATTTTCCTCGGTATCGGCCCTCATGAAAGCAATCCAACCAATTAAGACCTATGAATCACTCAAACCACACAAAGTCTCGCCGAAAATTCTCCTGCATTTTCCTTCTTTCGCTTCTCCTCTTACCTGTGGAAGGCCTTTACTCTCAGGAGGTTGAATGGCAATCAGTCAGCCACCCCCAAATGTTGCTGTTTATTCCTTCGGGTTGGGAGATTCAGACAACTCCCGATAGCAGCGACATCGAAGCGACTAGCCCTTTAACTGGTGAGCAGGACGATTTTCAAGAGTTCCTTCTGGTCCAGGTCGACACCGTCGAAAGCGATGAGTCGTTAAACCAATTCGCCGATAGCTTCATCGACGAGTTATCCGAAAATGTGGAAGACTTTCAGCAGACCCAGCGAGAACCCTCCGAATTTGGAGATAATTCCGGTTTAAAAATTGATGCGACCGCCGAGATCGACGGGGAAAAGATCTACCTGCGAATTTTCCTGACCCAGCAAGAGAATCGCATCTACGTCTCTCAATTCCGCAGCAATCGTAAAGATATGGACGGGATGGAGCCGTTAATGGATCAAATCCTCGCGGGCATACACCCGTACGAGACACTTGTGGGGCAGTCCTACTACAACAATCTCTTCGTTATTCAGTTTCCCCAGGACTGGTCCGTTAAAGAAGGACTTCCCGGCACCCACGTGGCAGGCATTAGTCCCCAGACAGATCCGAAAGATCCCTTCCGAGACCGATTCACCGTGGGATCCCAACCGTTGAAAGAGGGGATGACCTACGACAAATATGTCGACAAAAACTTCGATACATTGCTGTCACAGCTTCCGGGAGCTCAGAAAATTAACGAAGGTACCCGAACCGTGGCAGGAGTCGAAGCTCGGGAGCTCGAACTATTTCATCGCGCTGGAGGCCAGAAGACCTTCCTCCGTATCGTCATGGTAGAGAAATCAGGACGGATCTTCACCTTGTTCTGCGCCGGCATGAACCCCGATTACGAGAATTTTAGACCGACCTTCGACAAGATCCTAAATAGCTTTGCATCCCCCACGCCTCCTAGTAATGTTGCGACCAATCCATGACCGGACTGCTCCGCACATCTCTCTTCTTTTTCCTCCCCATTTTCGCTGGCCTCTTTGTATATCATACATGGAGAGGCCAGCAGCCCTCTCCTGCTGAACAAAGGCAAATATTCGGCGAGGATCATGCGGACGTGCTCAGCGCAATCCGGTCGACAGCAGAAACCTATTTGAAAGAGGGAGAAACAGGTCGGCTTGAGCTGCCTTCGGAATTATCCGTTCAAGGAGTCATCCTCGCCGAAGTCGTCACAGACTCTGTCCCTGAGCTCACCTTAATCGAAGCTTCTCTTCTCAGTTCGGGAACGTGGACCCTCACTCCAGAACCGCGCACCGATGTCTCCTACGCCTCAAATTTCCGCTTTCTCCTGAAACCGACCACCGGGGAGGACAAAGTCCACGTAATTCTTTACGAGGACACCGTTTATCAACCCGACGGCAATCCCTCCCGATTGAACGTCTACCTCAAGGAAGAGACTCAAGAGAACCATGGATAAACGTCCGATTTTCCGGAGTTTTTTTAAGCACTGGACGATCGCAGCGTTGATCGTCGTAAACCTGTCGGAGGCCACCCCCGTCAGCCTCAGCAGTGAAAGCATGAGCGGTTTCACCGAAGCCATTCAGCTCGAAGAGCAGCTTTCCAACGAATCGAGACAGTGGGATCGACAGAAGCGCATTCTGGAGAACGAAATTCAGGTCCTCCAAACCGAATTGGAAGAAACTCAGCGGCGCATCGAGTCCATCCAGTCGGAGAAAACCGAGGCTCGGGAGCGTAGGGAAGAACTTCTGCAGCGGCTGGAGGAGGAGCAGGAACTCTCCAGCGGCCTCCGGCGAATCGCCGACAAACTATCAGCCCCCAGCCTAACTCTGATCGAGAACCTCCCGAATTGGTCTGTTGTCTGGAAAGAAGAAGAGCAAGCCATCGAGGAAACCTCATCGCCTATTGGGCTCCTCCGTTTCTTGCAAGAGGTCCAAGCCGAAAATTCGCAAATCAATGTTCGTTCCCTGGAAGTCACCGACCCTGAATCCGGCGAAGCCTACCGCGTCGATCTCCTTACGGTGGGCTTGGGAGCCGCTCTATTTGCTTCGGAGAACGGTCAATTCGGAGGCCATTTCATTGACAATCGAGGAGAATGGACCCCTCAAATCTCACCGGAATATTCAGGAGCCATTCGCAGAGCCATCCTTCAGGAAAAAGGCACCGCCGAGCCGAGCCTCCTCAACCTTCCCATTTCTCTCAGCGGACAATGATGAAAAGGCGTTTTTTCCGATTCTTCATTCTACCGCTTCTGTTGGCTGCCGCTCCTACAATACAAGGGGCAGAATCCTTGGCCGAAATCTCCGCGCAGGGACGCGCTGAGGCCCGACAAGCACTCTCCGAACTGCGCAACTTCCGGCTCAAAGTTCAGGAAGAACAAATCCCCCTCGAGCAAGAGATTCGCCAACTACGCTCGCAACTAGAGGAGTCTCAACAGAAATTGCGAAAACTTCGCGAAGCTGCGGACTCCAATGACGTCGCCTTGGCCGATCTCGAACGCCAGGTCAATCAGCTCGCGTCCACCCGCAGCGCGGCTGAGTCTCTAATCGAAGAACTCATCGAAGAGCAGGCCCTCACTCCCGACAATCGACTCGATCCGGAGCACAACACCCAATACGAAAAGTGGAAAGATAGCGCCCCCGGTCCTGAGAAATTAAAGCTCTCCACGGACCTTCTGATCAGACTTACCGAATCTCTCCACCAATCGATCGGTGGAGGAACTGCTCCGACCACAATCTATTCTCCGGATGGCCAGAAAATCTCGGGCACCGGATTGTCCATCGGCCCGCTCACCTATTTTTACAGCCCGGAAGCTTCGGGCATCGTCGATACATCTGACCCAACATTTCCCAAGCTGAGCCCCTCTCCTGCAGACGAGGCCCAAAGAATTCGCACCGTGATCGAAAGCGGTTCTGGCACGGTTCCCATTGATGCAACTGGTGGAGCCGCACTTGCGCTCCGTCAAAATTCGCCCGACCTCCTCGGTGAAATCCTTCGGGCCGGGATCTGGATCTATCCCATTCTCCTGGCCGCCTTGATCACCGTGATCGTCGCCATCACGAAATGGATTTCCGTGGGCAGAGTCCGCAGCTCGATTCGCCGGGCGCGCTCACAGTTTCCCGAAGTCTGGTCCTCCAAGAACGAAGCGCAGCAAGAGAAATTTCTCCAGCACCAATCGCCCCTGCTTCGTCCTTTCTGGGAAACTCTCTGGAACACCCGGAATTCCGACCCAGAATCGCGAGAGGATCTCCTCTACGCCCGCCTCATCGCCATCCGCCTTCGCCTGACTCGCGGCCTCGCCGCGCTCTCCGTCATAGCCGCCACGGCTCCTCTGCTCGGACTTCTCGGCACCGTCACCGGAATGATCACGACCTTCCAACGGATTACTCTCTTTGGCACTGGCGACCCTCAAAGCCTCTCTGGAGGAATCTCCGAAGCTCTCCTGACCACGAAA
The Puniceicoccus vermicola DNA segment above includes these coding regions:
- a CDS encoding ABC transporter ATP-binding protein yields the protein MKTGIQIRDLQVHFPLRGGLIPRVQKVCRAVDGLSLEIRPGQTLGIVGESGCGKTTLGKAVCRLVRPTGGQVLLDGEDVLSLRRKDLLRYRRQVQMIFQDPAESLNPRQTVGQILEEPLVIHKLGKSSERKGQVRKILDEVGLPASAVDRYPFEFSGGQRQRIGIARALVLRPSLIICDEAVSALDVSVQSQILNLLLDLQKDHGFAYLFISHDLAVVRHVADRIAVMYLGKVVEEAPREKLFASPLHAYTKALISAIPQADPTAQRQRIILEGDVPSPIDPPPGCAFAWRTYLPCTEEQARQPGKFIEAEPDHWVEAHPGTIEDFSTRFGTART
- a CDS encoding DcrB-related protein; protein product: MNHSNHTKSRRKFSCIFLLSLLLLPVEGLYSQEVEWQSVSHPQMLLFIPSGWEIQTTPDSSDIEATSPLTGEQDDFQEFLLVQVDTVESDESLNQFADSFIDELSENVEDFQQTQREPSEFGDNSGLKIDATAEIDGEKIYLRIFLTQQENRIYVSQFRSNRKDMDGMEPLMDQILAGIHPYETLVGQSYYNNLFVIQFPQDWSVKEGLPGTHVAGISPQTDPKDPFRDRFTVGSQPLKEGMTYDKYVDKNFDTLLSQLPGAQKINEGTRTVAGVEARELELFHRAGGQKTFLRIVMVEKSGRIFTLFCAGMNPDYENFRPTFDKILNSFASPTPPSNVATNP
- a CDS encoding Bax inhibitor-1/YccA family protein gives rise to the protein MAFSKEYSSYSMDRADGNVRARFIRRVYGHLAAAIVAFALIEAFILQLEITRTLSAKVLQAPMGWLLVLGGFMIVGFMGRRLASSQSRQMQYAGLGLYIVAEAIIFAPLLLLANAYAGGGVILQAAIMTGLLFAGLTATVFITRKDFSFLGSILTIGGFVAIGLIVCATLFGFSLGLWFSVGMILFAGAAILYDTSNILHHYHEEQYVGASLELFASVALLFWYVLQLLLSLSSD
- a CDS encoding MotA/TolQ/ExbB proton channel family protein, with translation MAEISAQGRAEARQALSELRNFRLKVQEEQIPLEQEIRQLRSQLEESQQKLRKLREAADSNDVALADLERQVNQLASTRSAAESLIEELIEEQALTPDNRLDPEHNTQYEKWKDSAPGPEKLKLSTDLLIRLTESLHQSIGGGTAPTTIYSPDGQKISGTGLSIGPLTYFYSPEASGIVDTSDPTFPKLSPSPADEAQRIRTVIESGSGTVPIDATGGAALALRQNSPDLLGEILRAGIWIYPILLAALITVIVAITKWISVGRVRSSIRRARSQFPEVWSSKNEAQQEKFLQHQSPLLRPFWETLWNTRNSDPESREDLLYARLIAIRLRLTRGLAALSVIAATAPLLGLLGTVTGMITTFQRITLFGTGDPQSLSGGISEALLTTKFGLIVAIPTFLLYAYLSRRSQGTVANLEAFSRQFEGAPAPDSSSER
- a CDS encoding DUF3450 family protein encodes the protein MDKRPIFRSFFKHWTIAALIVVNLSEATPVSLSSESMSGFTEAIQLEEQLSNESRQWDRQKRILENEIQVLQTELEETQRRIESIQSEKTEARERREELLQRLEEEQELSSGLRRIADKLSAPSLTLIENLPNWSVVWKEEEQAIEETSSPIGLLRFLQEVQAENSQINVRSLEVTDPESGEAYRVDLLTVGLGAALFASENGQFGGHFIDNRGEWTPQISPEYSGAIRRAILQEKGTAEPSLLNLPISLSGQ
- a CDS encoding class I SAM-dependent methyltransferase → MSASETIASPAIPLYRQAQEWLLPALQPGAAYAVDATCGNGHDTLFLCNALGSDQSVIGFDLQSEAIESTRERLRKHHFHPILLRENHSQLEEALDRNSIGSIQAAIFNLGYLPGGDHSLTTQPPSTLLAIQAILSRATSHFRLSIVAYRGHPGGLEEASQIRNFLRNLPSDRFTFVQKEGQNHETGPIFLGIGPHESNPTN
- a CDS encoding ABC transporter ATP-binding protein, with amino-acid sequence MLKVSDLSAGFETETGFLEAVDRVSFRVDDKESLGIVGESGCGKSVTAHSILGLLPQPSGKITGGTISLNGKELATLGEKKLREIRGREVGMIFQEPMTALNPVHPIGRQIAECLRTHGMGKKRQNRDRALELLQKVGIPSPEQRLKEYPHQLSGGMRQRIVIAMALACHPHLLIADEPTTALDVTTQAQILELLAELKESLSMALILITHDLGVIAETCDRVVVMYAGRVVESAPVREIFANPLHRYTAGLLRSIPSLETVPKTRLSTIPGRVPGLAELPVGARFAPRSDHPQIDDYLQSEDFHSKRPDLIEAAPGHWVEDCDYVRTD